DNA from candidate division KSB1 bacterium:
GACCGCCACGCCTGGCGACGGCTATGTCCTGTTAACCTGGAACAACGATTCCGAGCTCAAGACGCGCGATCCTTTCCTCAAGAATGCCAATGACTTTGAAGGCTATAAGCTTTTCAAAGCTACGGACCGTAACCTAACGGATGCAATTCAAATCACCGATGGCTACGGATCACAGCGCGAACGCAAGCCGCTATTTCAATGCGATCTCATTGATGGAAAGAAAGGTTTTGCTGAATACGGCTTGGTCGACGGCATGTCCTTTTATCTCGGTTCCGACAGCGGCATCTCGCACTCTTATCGCGATGAAGCCGTCCAGAACGGACGCACTTATTACTATGCGTTGGTTGCTTACGACTACGGCATACCGGAAATCGGCGTCCGCCCGTCGGAAAACAACTTTGAAATCAAAGTGAACGAAGCCGAGCAGGTCATCTTTACCACTAAAAACGTGGCGATCGTCGTTCCGCGCCAGGAAGCTGCCGGCTACAAGCTCGAATCCAACATCGAGTTGATTCCGACCCAGACACTTGGCACCGGATCGATCGAAGCCAAGCTGTTGGCCCGCAAAGCCGCCATTCCCGATGCCCAGTACAAGATCAAGTTCGACATCAAAAAGGTGAGAACCATCCGCAATATCGATTGGGGCTTTTCGTGGGTCACCAACGGCATCAGAATCTATCGTGAAATCGACGGATCGGATGTTTTGGTCTACCAAGCAGATGAGGCCAACCCCGGAACCATGCTGGCCGATTCGACCGAATCGCTCGGCTATATGTTCCTTAGGACGGACGGCGCCACTACCGACATTTTTGACGGCATCTCTTTGACCATTAACACTCCGATCATCACGCCGGAATTCGATTACCTGAACACCGGCTGGCAGACCGGCAGCGGGCCGATCAATGTCATTCCCACCACACCGGATGCTGAAGTCTTTCCGTGGAATTATGACATTATTTGGGCGGAAAGCTACAAGTCAGAGTTCTCCATCAAAGCTTCGACTCGCATCAAAGACGAGAATGACGTCCGTATTCCGAATGCCAATCTGATCTCGCCGTTGACTTTTCCGTTCTACGTCCAGAACTCTTCTGTTATCGATCCGGCTACCGGCAAGCCGGTCAAGATGGAACTCGTCGGCCACGATTACAACACGGACGGCAAGTTCGATCTGCTGCACGACCGCGTGTTGGTCGGCGCTATTTTGAACAACGGCAACTGGGGCGGCACGGTCTTTATTATCGATTTTTCCGCTGCCAAATCCGAGGACGAACTGCCGAAGACCGGATCGGATGCGGTTTATAAGGTCAGGTTCCGTCGGCCGTTCTTCAGCACCGATTCGCTGATGTTCAAACTAAAGATCAATGAAACCACCGAAACCCAAAACATGGCGGAAGCCCTGAAAAAGGTTAAAGTCGTTCCCAACCCCTACGTCGCCACCAACGCTCTCGAGCCTTCTCTGGCGAACAAAGACTTTAACCAGCGCCGCCGCATCATGTGGACGCATATTCCTGCCAAGTGCACGATCAAGATCTTTACCACCAGCGGTGTGTTTGTGGATGAGATCGTCGTGGACAACGCTGTAGACAACGGCATCGCCTATTGGGATCTTTTGACCAAAGACGGGCTGGAGATAGCGGCCGGAATGTACGTCTACCATCTAAAAGCGGAAGAAACCGGCGATGAAATCATGGGCAAGTTTGCCATCATCAAGTAACCTGTTGCGCAATTGAGCAAAAGGTGATCATGAAGGGTTTTAAAACGAAAGAGGTTAAACGTATGACTGGAAATAAAGCGATCAGCTTGTTGGTCATCAGCAGCCTGGTGCTTCTCTTTCTGGCGCCCAACAGCTATGCCGTAAAGAGTCGCGCCGGCACGGCCACGGCAAACTTTTTGGAAATCGGGATGGGCAGCGCCGGTTCCGCCATGGGCGATGCCTACGTCAGCATGGCCGACGACATTTCTTCCCTTTATTGGAACCCGGCAGGCTTGGGGTATATGGAACGCAGCGAAGCGCAGTTCACTATCCAGCCCTGGGTGGTCGACATCAACACCTCCTTTGTCGGCGTCGGCTTGGTTCTGCCGCGCATCGGCACCTTGGCGATGGGACTGACTTCCGTCGGTTATGGCGAAATTCCGGTTACCAACCTGGCCTTTCAGGAAGGTACCGGTGAGATGTTTACGGCCAGTGAATATGCCGCTGCCCTGAGCTATTCTCGCCGATTAGCACAGTGGTTTTCATTCGGCGCTTCGGTTAAATACATCCATTCGCAGATTTGGCACTGCGGCGCCAGCGCCATGGCGGTCGATTTGGGCGTAAAGCTCAACACGCATTTCTTCTCTCCGACCGGCGAAAAGGCCGACGGTATGGCTATCGGCATGAGCATTTCCAACTACGGCACGCGCATGAAGTACGACGGTTTGGATCTGCTGCAGCCGATCGACCTGCTGCCGGATGAGCAGGGTAACTATCAATTCGCCAACGGCAAATTTGAAACCGTCGAGTGGGAACTGCCGCTAATCTTCCGCGTCGGTGTTGCCGTACATCCTATTGTCGTCGGCGGTAATCGGTTGACCATTGCCGTGGATGCTCTGCATCCGAACAACAACACCGAATCGGTCAATGTGGGCGCCCAGTATCAGCTCAAAGTGCCGGCCGTCGGCAGCCTGTACCTGCGCGGCGGTTACAAGGCGCTGTTCATGGAAGATTCCTATTACGGCCCGACGTTCGGCGGCGGCATCTTTCTCAACCTGATGGGCAACGTCGGTTTGCGCATCGACTATGCCTATAAGAACGTCGGTCTTTTGGGCAACTTTCATACATACACCTGCGGAATTACGTTCTGATGCGGCCTAATGCCGCATGAATTTGCAAGACTCCGGCGTTAAAATCGCCGGAGTCTTTTTTTTGCCGAGTTTTTTGCGGGAACCAGCTTTATTATTTATCGTTATTTTTTAAAACTATTAGAGTGAGCATGAAGAAATACCGAATTATTACCATTTTTGCTCTTTTGCTGCTGGTCTGCGGCAAAAAGGAGCCTCAGGAACAAGCGGCAGTCATTGCCCGCGTTGGAGATCGTGAAATCACTCTGGCAGAATTTATTCGCCGGGCGGAGTACACGATTCGTCCCCCCTATCTGAAAGGCAACTATTATCTGCATAAAAAAATGATCCTCAATTCTCTGCTGGCGGAAAAGATGCTCGCCTTGGAGGCCGGTACGGACAACGAACTTTACCGCAGCCCAGAATTTCAAAATTACATTCAAGGCCGAAAAGAGCAGGCCATGCGCAAATGGCTTTATTTAAAAGAGGGTTTCGATAAGGTCAAATTGACGGACGAACAGGTGCGCAACGCTTATCGTTGGGCAGGCCGAGAGTACAAGGTCGCTTACTTTTCCATGCCTTCCAAAAGCTTGGCGGATTCGGTGCAAAAAATGCTTAATACGCCCGGTGTTTCCTTCGAAGATGCTTATCGTCAGCTGACGGGTGAAAACGTGCCGCCGACACGGGACGTCAAATGGGATCGCGAGGGCAACGATGCGATCATCGATGCGCTATATTCCGACACATTGCGCGTCGGCCAAGTCGTCGGCCCAATCCGCATCGATGAAAAATGGTATATGGCCCTCAAAATACTGGGATGGAACGAATCGATTGCCGTTACCGACGAACAGATCAAAATGCGCCTGCGGGATGTAAAAGAACGGCTGGCGCGGCGTGAGGCGGAGAAAATTTATGAAAAATTCGTCCTCAAAGTGATGAAAGGCAAAACCGTTAAATTCGACGAAAAAACCTTCTTCAAGCTGGTCGATGTCGTCAAGCCTTTCTACGTCGTTTCGCCTGAGGACAAGGAAAAATTGTTCAACGCCAAGTTTTGGGGAGACGATCAACAGCAGAGGCAGGTTCAGATAGACGAAAATTCGTTTGAGGAAATAAAAGACTGGCCGTTGTTGACTATTGATGGTCAGGTTTGGACGGTCGAGCGCCTGCGCGACGAAATGTCGCGCCATCCCTTGGTTTTCCGAAAAAAGAACCTGACCGACCGCAATTTCCCCGAGCAGTTCAAACTGGCCGTTGTGGATCTCATTCGCGATAAATACTTGACGCGCGAGGCTTATAAACGAAAATACGACCGCGTTCCCGAAGTCGTTCAGCAGACCTATATGTGGCAGGATCATGCGCTCGCCCTTTGGCAGCAGCAAAAGTACTTACGGGAAACCGGCTGCAAGTACAACTTTTACAAAGATTATATGAAGGTTCTCGATGAGTACATGAACGCCTATGTCGATTCGCTGCAGAAAAAGTACAGCGACAAGGTAGAGATCGACATGGATATGCTGGAAGACGTCAAGCTGACACGGATCGACATGTTTGTGATCGAAAAGAACGTGCCGTATCCGATCATGGTACCGAGCTTTCCGGTGGTGACGACCGACAGCCGCATCGACTATGGGAAAAACATCGGCAGGCGGCAGGCTACAGCTGTTGAATAATCCGATGCCGTGGCCTTGCGCGCTGAATGACCAGGCTCCTCTGATTTGCCCGCTTTAGTTTTTGTTAAAAGCGGCTTCGGCATTCTGCGGCATGAATTCATGGAGGCAAAATGCGTGCGGTGAGTATCTGTTTGGGGGTCATTATCGCGACGGAAAGTTTTGCTCTTGCGCAGCAGGCGACTCCCGAGGCGCTGCGCCGAGGCATCCATTTCATTCCGACGCACTTTTATTCCGCTGATGAAAACCAAGAATTGCTTCGACTCTATCAGGGGTTGCGCGTAGCCGACGTATCGGACGGCATGGACCGGGTCGGCTTGCCGAATAAAGGATTAGTCGACGCATCGATTCATCCCGCATGGATTGACCAGGACTCGCTCAAGCATCAATTTCGCGGCATTGCCCTTACGGTGAGATATGTGCCGACGCAGATGAAGGATCGCCCGGAAGCCGGGGAAGAGTTCAGTCGCTGGGAGGGCAATTTTTACAACAACTATTCATCCGAACCGTTTACTTCAATCATCGAGCCGGGGCACGTCATTGTCATCGATGACGATGAATTCGGCGATGTGGGCACGATCGGATCCAACAACATCCTGGTTTGGCATTCCAAGGGGGCGGTCGCGGTCGTGACCGATGCGGGGGCGCGCGACACCGACGAGGTCGCCAAAGAGCGGGTGCCTCTTTATTTGCGCCAAAAAAGTCGCGGCATTCGTCCCGGCCGCAATCAGCTCGAGTCGGTCAATCGGCCGGTGGCTGTCGGCGGGGTTCTGGTTTGTCCCGGCGATGTAGTCGTGGGCGACGGCGACGGCGTGATCGTGGTACCGCGCGCCGTGGCACGCCGCGTAGCCGAAGAAGCGCGCAAAATACTTGATGAAGACAAGAAGGCCCGCCGTAACCTATATGAGCAGCTCGGTCTTCCGCCCGACCAAACCGTGCATTAATTCTGCAAACGGCTTTTCGGTCGGATGCGAAGGTCAGGCTATATGGCGACTTGCTCGATTAGAGCTCTATCGATCGGCGGCCAAGATTCGGTAAAGTGTTTGTTCTTTTAAAAACACTTTTCTAAAAGGAGTCTCTCATGAAACTGCAGCGCGGCAGCGGCATTCTTTTACACATTACTTCTCTCCCTTCTCCCTTCGGCATAGGCGATCTAGGCCCTGTGGCTTACCATTTTGTAAATCTACTGGCCGACGCCGGCCAAAGATATTGGCAGATCCTGCCGCTCAATCCGACGGAGCCGATTTACGGCAATTCTCCCTATTTGAGCGTCAGCGCTTTTGCCCTCAATCCGCTGCTCATGAGCCCTGAGCTGCTGGTTTCCGACGGTCTGTTGGAAGAGGGCGACTTGGGCTTAGCCCCTTCTTTTCCCTACGACGCGGTCGATTATGAACAGGTCGCCGCCTTCAAGACCGATCTGTTTCGTCGAGCTTTTCATAGACTCGAAGGTAAACATCTTGAGGCTTTTGAAAAATTTTGCCGTCAGGAAGGGCAATGGCTTGCGGACTATGGCCTCTTCATGGCGCTGCGGCAGGCTTTTAACGGCGTTTCATGGTTGGATTGGCCGGAGCCTTTACGCGACCGAAAGTCTTCCGCCCTCGCGAAAATGAAAAAAGAGCTGCTTAATGAGATACGTTTTTATCAATTCCAGCAATATATTGTGCAAAAGCAATGGCAGGATTTGCGCGACTATTGTCGTAAAAGAGGTGTGCAGATCATCGGCGATTTGCCGATTTATGTCGAGCACGGCAGCGTCGATGTTTGGTGTGCACCCCAGTTCTTCAAACTCGACTCGAACAAACGGCCCTATGTCGTCGCCGGAGTGCCGCCGGACTATTTCAGCGCCACCGGCCAACGCTGGGGCAATCCCATTTATGATTGGGAAAACCTGCGCCGCGACCGTTTTTCCTGGTGGGCGGCGCGCCTCAAACGGAACCTCGATCTGCTCGACCTTGTCCGCATCGATCATTTCCGCGGCTTGGTCGCTTATTGGGAGATTCCCGCCGAAGAACCGACGGCAATCAACGGTAAATGGGTACAGGTACCTACAGACGATCTCTTTTCCGCTTTCCGCGCTGCATGCAGCGAATTCCGCGTGATTGCCGAAGATCTGGGCATAATCACGGACGACGTCAAAGAAGTACTGAAAAAATACGATCTTCCTGGCATGAAAGTCCTCCAGTTTGCCTTCGGCGGAGATCTGGAAAGCAACCCTTACTTGCCGCACAATTATCCGGAAAACTGTGTCGTTTATACCGGCACGCATGACAACAATACCACGCTCGGTTGGTACCGTAACGACGCAACCGCGGCGGAGCGGTGGAACCTCGGCGTCTATTTCGGCCGCGAGATCAATGAACAAAATGTGGTTTGGACTTTGATCGAAGCTGCGCTGTCCTCCAGGGCTGCAGCGGCGATTATTCCGATGCAGGACGTCCTCGAACTCGATGACCGGGGGCGCATGAATGTGCCCGGTCGGCTCGACGGTAATTGGCGCTGGAAACTTTATCCCGGCCAAGTCAATGCATCGGCGATCCTGCGTTTGGCTGAATTGAGTCGTCAGCATCATCGCTAAAACGTGTCCTCAATTCTTAAATCTAAAAAGCAAAAATTCTTATTAATTTGTTCAACATACGAACAATTAGCGGACAAAATCTTTGCTTTTTTGTTTTTCTTCAATATGTTAAATATTCTCTAACATACGAAGGATTTGTTTACAGCCAACATTCTTTTCTTGACATTTTAGAAAAAAAAGCTATATTATACATGACTCTAAAGAAAGGCTCAATGTGGCCGTCAATGTTTTCTCCCCCTTTGTAAACCGTTCCTTATTCATATAAAAGGCCGTTTAACACTTTTCGGGAAAGGAGGTGTGAATAGCAGCCAAGTTCAGCAGATTTTTTTCCTCTTTCAGAACCTTTAACCAAACCTGGAGGTAAAACATGAAAAAGTTCGCAGTACTGCTTTTCGCCATCTTTGTCCTGACTTTCGGCTCGGGTTTCGCCCAGGTGAATGAGGACGGTGTGTTGGTGGTCCCCAAAACTGCCGCCAAGCCGGTCATCGACGGTGAGTTCGATGATGTCTGGAAATACGTCGGCGAGACGCTGTGCATCATTCGCGATGCGGGCGACGCTGCGGATCCGGACGACTGGTTCGATCTGTTCGGCAGCCTCAAGATGATGTTCGACGACGAGAATCTTTATGTTTGGCTGTGGGTGCATGACGAACTGATCAATCCCGGCACGGACTGGCAGTATGACGGCGTCGAGCTCTATTTCGATGCCGACAACAGCAAGACCGAAGGCGGATATGACGGCGTCGACGACGTCCAGATCCGCTTCAATGTCGGTGAAACCACTACCGACAAGATCGATGTCGGTTATGGCAATGCCGCCGGTTGGGGATACAATCGCGACGGTATAGATTTCTATATCGGTGAAACTGCGATCGGCTGGGTGCTGGAAGCCGCCATGCCCTTGGCTGATCTTCAGCTTGTGCCTGGAACCGAGTTCGGTTTCGACTGCCAGATCAACGACGCCGATGAGTCGACCCGTTCCAATATGTACCGCTGGTGGTCGAACAACAACGACGAGTGGCGCAACGCCTCGTTGTTCGGCACCGCATATTTGGACAACAAGCGTGTGATCAAGGCCGAGTACTTGGAGATCCCCAAGGGCTCCAAGCCGACCATCGACGCCAAGATGAGCCCCGGAGAATGGAAAGATGCGGTCTGCCTGTCCGGCGACATGTTGGACAACGGCCAGAACATCGGCTTTATCAACGGCTGGGAAGACACCCGTCATTGGGGCTACCTGAAGTGGGACGACACCAACCTGTATCTCTACTTCGTCATGTGGGATGAGTATTATGACTATGCGCCGGACAACAACCAGAACTGGGAATTCGACAGCATGGAGTTGTACTTTGACGGCGACAACAGCAAGACGCTCGATAATTATGACGGCGTCGACGACATTCAGATTCGCTTCAACCTTGCTCAGGAAGGCCTGGACGACATCGATGTCGGTTACGGGACCGGCCCAAGCTGGAACTGGGACAAGACCGGCACCGAGTATGCGACTCGCGAGACTGAGAAAGGTTGGGATCTGGAAATTGCCATCCCCTTGGCGAACATGCAGATTCCGGTCGGCCAGGATTTCGGCTTTGACTGGCAGCTGAACGACTGCGACGATCCGGGCGAGGATCAGAACCGCACCGTCTATCGTTGGTGGGCGCCCGGCGAACCGGAATGGAGAAATGCCTCCATGTTCGGTACCGCGGTGTTGTCCAAAGGCCAAGGCGTCAAGTCGCAGCCGGTTAAGGTCGAGTCCTACGCTCTGAGCCAGAACTATCCGAACCCGTTCAACCCGACCACGACGATTTCCTACTCGGTTGCCAAGGCCGGAAACGTCGAGCTCAAGGTCTATGATCTGACGGGCAAGGAAGTTGCCACCCTGGTGAACGAAGTAAAACCCGCCGGTCAGTACACGGTCACGTTTAACGGCCAGAACCTCACCAGCGGTGTTTACTTTTACACCCTCAAGAGCGGCGACCAGACCTTCACCAAAAAGATGTCTCTGGTCAAGTAACCCGACCCGAGCTTGATTTCAAGTCCCGAGAGTTCCTCTCGGGACTTTTTTTTTGCAGATGCTCTGCAAAGTTTATATATTTCCTTTCCTTTGAACGGATGAATCGACAACTGAAAGGATGACCAGTGGAAAAAGGCTCCCTTTCTCTATCTGCCCGTAAAAAGCGGTTGTTTTCACTTTTTGCGTATTTGACGCCCTTTTTATTTCTTGTTCTGCTCGAATTACTTTTGCAGCTCGTGAAATACGGCGGCGATCAGCGCCTCTTTGTGACCGGCCCGGAAAAACAGATCTCCCATTATTGGATGTGCGGCCAGGAAGTCGGCAAACGCTATTTTTTCATGCAGAATACCAAACCTTCTCCGCCCAAAGATTTGTTCCTCAAGAAAAAGCCGGAAAACGGCTACCGCATTTTCGTCATGGGCGGATCGACCGCTGCCGGCTTTCCCTACGGCAAGAACGTTATGTTCTCGCGCATCCTTCATTTCCGGCTTCAGGATATCTTTCCCGACAAGCATATCGAGGTGGTCAATACCGCCATGTCGGCAGTCAACAGCTATACTCTGCTCGATTTGACGGACGAAATCCTTGACAAA
Protein-coding regions in this window:
- a CDS encoding RraA family protein, yielding MRAVSICLGVIIATESFALAQQATPEALRRGIHFIPTHFYSADENQELLRLYQGLRVADVSDGMDRVGLPNKGLVDASIHPAWIDQDSLKHQFRGIALTVRYVPTQMKDRPEAGEEFSRWEGNFYNNYSSEPFTSIIEPGHVIVIDDDEFGDVGTIGSNNILVWHSKGAVAVVTDAGARDTDEVAKERVPLYLRQKSRGIRPGRNQLESVNRPVAVGGVLVCPGDVVVGDGDGVIVVPRAVARRVAEEARKILDEDKKARRNLYEQLGLPPDQTVH
- the malQ gene encoding 4-alpha-glucanotransferase, with the translated sequence MKLQRGSGILLHITSLPSPFGIGDLGPVAYHFVNLLADAGQRYWQILPLNPTEPIYGNSPYLSVSAFALNPLLMSPELLVSDGLLEEGDLGLAPSFPYDAVDYEQVAAFKTDLFRRAFHRLEGKHLEAFEKFCRQEGQWLADYGLFMALRQAFNGVSWLDWPEPLRDRKSSALAKMKKELLNEIRFYQFQQYIVQKQWQDLRDYCRKRGVQIIGDLPIYVEHGSVDVWCAPQFFKLDSNKRPYVVAGVPPDYFSATGQRWGNPIYDWENLRRDRFSWWAARLKRNLDLLDLVRIDHFRGLVAYWEIPAEEPTAINGKWVQVPTDDLFSAFRAACSEFRVIAEDLGIITDDVKEVLKKYDLPGMKVLQFAFGGDLESNPYLPHNYPENCVVYTGTHDNNTTLGWYRNDATAAERWNLGVYFGREINEQNVVWTLIEAALSSRAAAAIIPMQDVLELDDRGRMNVPGRLDGNWRWKLYPGQVNASAILRLAELSRQHHR
- a CDS encoding PorV/PorQ family protein, producing the protein MTGNKAISLLVISSLVLLFLAPNSYAVKSRAGTATANFLEIGMGSAGSAMGDAYVSMADDISSLYWNPAGLGYMERSEAQFTIQPWVVDINTSFVGVGLVLPRIGTLAMGLTSVGYGEIPVTNLAFQEGTGEMFTASEYAAALSYSRRLAQWFSFGASVKYIHSQIWHCGASAMAVDLGVKLNTHFFSPTGEKADGMAIGMSISNYGTRMKYDGLDLLQPIDLLPDEQGNYQFANGKFETVEWELPLIFRVGVAVHPIVVGGNRLTIAVDALHPNNNTESVNVGAQYQLKVPAVGSLYLRGGYKALFMEDSYYGPTFGGGIFLNLMGNVGLRIDYAYKNVGLLGNFHTYTCGITF
- a CDS encoding T9SS type A sorting domain-containing protein, which codes for MKKFAVLLFAIFVLTFGSGFAQVNEDGVLVVPKTAAKPVIDGEFDDVWKYVGETLCIIRDAGDAADPDDWFDLFGSLKMMFDDENLYVWLWVHDELINPGTDWQYDGVELYFDADNSKTEGGYDGVDDVQIRFNVGETTTDKIDVGYGNAAGWGYNRDGIDFYIGETAIGWVLEAAMPLADLQLVPGTEFGFDCQINDADESTRSNMYRWWSNNNDEWRNASLFGTAYLDNKRVIKAEYLEIPKGSKPTIDAKMSPGEWKDAVCLSGDMLDNGQNIGFINGWEDTRHWGYLKWDDTNLYLYFVMWDEYYDYAPDNNQNWEFDSMELYFDGDNSKTLDNYDGVDDIQIRFNLAQEGLDDIDVGYGTGPSWNWDKTGTEYATRETEKGWDLEIAIPLANMQIPVGQDFGFDWQLNDCDDPGEDQNRTVYRWWAPGEPEWRNASMFGTAVLSKGQGVKSQPVKVESYALSQNYPNPFNPTTTISYSVAKAGNVELKVYDLTGKEVATLVNEVKPAGQYTVTFNGQNLTSGVYFYTLKSGDQTFTKKMSLVK